The genomic segment ATATCTGTacacaaaaatttaattatttgtaccAAATTATTCGACGTAGGACCACACGTGTATTTAACATTAAGAAGAGATAATAGCAAACCATAATTATTATTGAcagaaattaaactaattctTGTGGCATTTTTAATAGAGCTGCTGAAGTCATTGTTCAGTCTCTCAAAAATCACTGTTTgattagataaataattttttttcatttttaatttgattcttatttttttttcaaaaaaaatctcgtGTTatcattgtataattaaataaaaaataatctctactataaaaaaatattaaatatgatgATATGCATTATGAGTTTACTACTTAGTTAAATCgagtttatttagattttttttaatagttaaatgctattttcttagtattttaatcttttaatattaaattgattgagaatttagtttttcattttgtttttttcaagattatcccCGTAACTCTTCATATTAGCCCAGATTAATCCATtatatttctatcttaatattaaacaaaaacactattcaattcataattaaaatttatttttttagaagataataacgaattttttttgtcacatttttttctttccgcATAGCATGTGCCAATGGATTAGTTACAATAAAATCAGATagaattaaactatatatatatatatatatatatatatatatatatatatatatatatatatatatatataaagcttgGTGACAAGAGAGATAGAGAGGCATCACTGCACAAGGGATGTGGAAGGGAAAATGGACGTGTACCTGGTTTTGTTAAGAGAGTAGAGTACAGTGCCTAGCTGTCTAGCATGTGAAGAGGTTGTGGCTTTCCCTTCTCTCTTACATGCACCCACTATTACTCTCCCAACTGGCAAATTTGATACATTCACATAGAGAGTATGAATGAGGAGAGTGAGGACAAAAATACTCTAGGATTTGAGCCCGATACGCTTTGGTTTTTTCCACACCTTCCCCACAGTTGGAAGTTCTATCCCTAGCTCAGCACCAAAAATAGACTTACATAGAGCCCCACTGTGTTTGTTACTGCCCCTAGCTAGCTCTCCTTCTTGATAAAAAGGCAGGCTCATACAAGAAATGTTCTCATCTCTTGTAGTTTCTTTGAGACTTGTAAACAAAGAGAAATAGCTATAGCTAAGTACTAGCGAGGAGGAAAATGAATTTCCTGGCCTCAGAATGCAGTGCTGATTGTGAGTCTGGTTGGACACTATACTTGGaacaatcttttctttctaACCCAAATTCTAAACATAGACATAAGACCAACTTTGTTGATGCAGAGAGTGCTGGTCTTTGTAGAAAAGGTAAAAACACTAGAGAGGagagtgaagaagaagatgaggaggaggaggaggacttGTCTATGGTCTCTGACGCATCTTCTGGTCCTCCACATTTCCATGAAGATGAAAGTTACTTCAACTGTGATAATGGCCACTTTTATCCATCACTCAAGGGCACTACATTGCTGAACAATGGTGCCAATTATaggcaaaaaaagaaagaacatagCCGTCAGTCACGTCACAGACAGGATCAAGAACTGCCTCCTTTTCTTGATGATACTGCTAGCTCTCCTGCATTCAACTTCTCCAAGGTTTGTTcagaaacctataggtttatacCAGTATTGACTACATATATGATGCCGATTAGAGAACTTTCACATTTCCCTTTCTGTAATATACGTTCATTGTTCTTGCAATAATTAACTttgttttgttgggtttttttttattgaaaatctaCAGCAGAATAATTTTGCTCTCTCCAACGGTAACCAAGATTCAATGGAGAGTGTCTTCGATTATTCACAAAGTTTTTCAGCAACTCATTTTCAGGTACTTGGCCAAATTTACCATTTTAAGTTTTGTCTGcctttttaacatcaaaataaccTCTTGTTAGTGATACAAAGCATGCTCGTTCTTGCAGGGAAGATCTACATATCAAGACCACATTGGTTACACACACCCTTCTCTATCTGGAAACAAACTTCAAAATAACCAGTTAAGTATGTTTCATTATATTTAGTTCTAGCAAGGCATGGCAGATAAAATATTTCACTGTTTTAGCCTTCTAAACTTTCGATATTACTCTCTAACTTCCTTTAATCCTAATTTAAatcctgattttatttttcgatCAATAATATTGTAGCCTTTCTGTccattttttcttccatttctcaGCATATGTGGTCACATGACCGTGTAAAAGGATGACATGTGTCATGAGGCACACAAGCATCGTCCTTCTCGACGATCACATGATCATATTTACTGTCAAAATTGACAGAAAGATTCCATTACTGatataaaagaagaagttaGAGACTAATCTCCTTTTGACCACAAGTTACAGAGTAGTCTTTAACCAATTAGCCACGTAAATagagcttcaatttttttttccctttcaaattCTTGGTAATGGTGAATGTTTCAATTTCTTCAGGTGGTTTAATTGAGGGAAGAGCAATGTATGGTGATACTTCCTGTCATTGGAATTATTACTGTTGAAGTTGCTCTAAAAGAGACGAAGGAAAGAGGGCTGCCAAATGTAACCaactaaaataaagaaagaaagaaagggctGCCAaagtacaaaaagaaaaaaaaaaagggtctcaAAAGATcctcttcctttaatttttcttcttttcttttgaagtttttccttttcctgtCAATGCAATGGGAACATACTTAAgagcaaaatatatttatttctcttGCCAATGAATAGTGGGTACAAAAATGTGCTGTGCCCTTTGAGGCATGCAGCCTCTGCCTGCAGTTATCCCCAGTCCTTGTTGTTAATGGAGCCCCATGCTCTCTTTTTAAATCAGCACTCGATATCTCATAATTAAACCACTACCACTATGTGATCTTACAATGTGCAAATAAATGAATatgtttattagaaaataatataaattatattttaaaattttatttaatagttcaagttttttagttgaattgattttttgactTGACATGAGTACTTTAATAATCAAGTGGTTATAAGTTCAAATCACaccatttctatttatataataaaagttaaaCATAAAGTAGTATAAGtctgtgtaagtttcaagctTAACAAATATTTACTTGAAAGAATATgttaaatgataatataaattgtatcttgagattttatttaataacttaaatttttatattgaatttacaATGCTTCAAAAGAGAAACCCTCTACACTGAAGAAGTGGCTTACTGGATAACCACTTTAGCAGAACAACTTGCAACTTTTCCTGCTTGTGAGATTTATGGTAAACTTGTTCAGAGGTAGAGAATTCCATGCATGTTTCACACTTCATAATCTTAATTAGTTTGATAT from the Populus nigra chromosome 1, ddPopNigr1.1, whole genome shotgun sequence genome contains:
- the LOC133703579 gene encoding protein SOB FIVE-LIKE 5-like isoform X3; protein product: MNFLASECSADCESGWTLYLEQSFLSNPNSKHRHKTNFVDAESAGLCRKGKNTREESEEEDEEEEEDLSMVSDASSGPPHFHEDESYFNCDNGHFYPSLKGTTLLNNGANYRQKKKEHSRQSRHRQDQELPPFLDDTASSPAFNFSKQNNFALSNGNQDSMESVFDYSQSFSATHFQGRSTYQDHIGYTHPSLSGNKLQNNQWFN
- the LOC133703579 gene encoding protein SOB FIVE-LIKE 5-like isoform X2 → MNFLASECSADCESGWTLYLEQSFLSNPNSKHRHKTNFVDAESAGLCRKGKNTREESEEEDEEEEEDLSMVSDASSGPPHFHEDESYFNCDNGHFYPSLKGTTLLNNGANYRQKKKEHSRQSRHRQDQELPPFLDDTASSPAFNFSKNNFALSNGNQDSMESVFDYSQSFSATHFQGRSTYQDHIGYTHPSLSGNKLQNNQLSGLIEGRAMYGDTSCHWNYYC
- the LOC133703579 gene encoding protein SOB FIVE-LIKE 5-like isoform X1 yields the protein MNFLASECSADCESGWTLYLEQSFLSNPNSKHRHKTNFVDAESAGLCRKGKNTREESEEEDEEEEEDLSMVSDASSGPPHFHEDESYFNCDNGHFYPSLKGTTLLNNGANYRQKKKEHSRQSRHRQDQELPPFLDDTASSPAFNFSKQNNFALSNGNQDSMESVFDYSQSFSATHFQGRSTYQDHIGYTHPSLSGNKLQNNQLSGLIEGRAMYGDTSCHWNYYC